In the genome of Flavobacterium panacagri, one region contains:
- a CDS encoding T9SS type A sorting domain-containing protein — protein sequence MKKHLLKLFLFISIVGYSQEAAIGALNNGARKVTFTNPAAIEVIKVSEIKSNISAPNPDNPADGKIIFTISGGTPATNGNPYTVTLKKGTAGYTLSPDNYSINYESNKYKVTITGLDEGTYTATIQDSKSCVAPLQPSFTITKQPAIIVNKINDVHIKCFGEKAELTQQGLTNGIPFDNGGPLYTYQWQKRNSIGNFEDNQIGEKATNLGKGVYKLVVIDKFNNKGESDVITITERDEIKANPDTKFATCKNGKGSITLNITGVSTGYIVEWTNKTTAGVITDNGRTLTDIAGNYSYTITDDGCTITGNALIDEPAAELKADFSFNQPTVANNDGVINIINLSGGNYPSTTINYTFNWSKVGDTAFTRGNVSQINGLSTGTYYVTITSSSGCQKILGPITLEALNIKNYTQQNIKCFGAETGSLSITVSGGTTILNGYKYKWYKNGTEIPGMITHEITGAGAGSYRVEVSDDNTKVDRTFTITNEPSEALSATSTFTDVICYEESNGTITLSIKGGISPYTVVWKDVNDASKNVTATQLPAGTYSYLITDQNGCTFPSPQNITISQKSQILISSIGQKQPTLLSANNGEITINAIGGTGSYTYILKKNNISTSYTTSPVTGLGEGVYEVSVKDANNCTTAVQTITLKALAVAFVNKTDVNCYGGNNGSIEVLASGGTPISPNQYTYQWFYKENASDAYAILSSQTTNKAVNLYAGFYKVIVTDNVNVSRELEIAELTQRPAIASTVTKTDVSCFNGNNGTITLNITGGTGAYTVTWIDVDDASRIVDPAQLTAGSYTYSIKDANGCIFPGATIIITQPQEPLKISSFTKINANGYGRENGSIQITAIDGTPSYTYQWYKGIGKTIMTGKTSQVLTGIGADSYTVIITDSKLCTFEQTYIITEPDKLEVDSLTQTPNTNILCNGDASAEYNIVVKGGVKGYSFEWLNNSNGKKHTSTEVVGTTSTSSKASNLEAGNYTISVKDQHDNDLFGINTFTITEPDVLAFSYTPQHVSCHGGNNGTITLNITGGTKNSDSTKPYTIVSNGGTINNQTGVISGLLKGSYIVKVIDANGCQTGEQVIEITEPAESVHITNSVITPTTGFGLSTGKVVVTVLGGTPGYTYQWKNSLGTVVGTNSPTLNNVPADIYTLLVTDSKGCPTGDTYIVPQPTRPALTETHSQAKCNGLLGSLNATATGGASYNQSQASRSYTYTFRNKATGAITTITGNIANFTNIADGDYSLTATDIAGVDSNTIDVLFQQPTPVIVNLASKIDVSCYGGQDGSIAVTVTGGTPFIVNGTPEYTYIWKKKNPATNLYENFTPTSLNALFEGVYAVEVRDANYNANDATHCVGLLSDIIISQPADFGFEIDRMTYQNPTAANGNDGALHFEIKGGKTNYEYKLYKKDALGNETVLETISNTSAKMVDFTGLIKDHYYVSVQDDTGCTKYTDFDFTDNPLTITISQTQVLTCFESNNGILKAVVNGGFGTKTISWYRNNVLLPNEHNAELLNVKIGNYYAVVKDTKAIEVTTAPLTVIQPDLVTFSTVQEPVKCLGDSNGTITITAAGGNGIFRYRYFNNGTLVQDWTNFANAASTIITGLADGEYTLQVQDTQQCASTDATVKITSPTALEIINIVSVPATGKGLNNGAISTTAQGANGNYTYNWFKADGSAINQTNANAVNLAAGKYYITVTDAKACTLSSPLIEVTEPPLLETTISVQNVVLCNGDKNGSLRPTTTGGLLKPGENYTYQWFESGNTNVLSTSTILTNIGKGSYYVIAKDSNGNLATSQTLIVTEPEVLTNVLTADYVRCGDFEDWTIDATPTGGTLPYSYSWNNGAKTASIQNVKPGNYSVVVTDNHGCSITKSITLTAPAHLDAAEVIKIPTCYEGSDATITVTPIAGTAPYIYLWNTGEKTNKLSNAAAGDYSLEITDARGCIILRKYTIVNPPKDVIYLGEDVTLCYKQSLTINGTIDDDKATYAWTSDKGFKSTNPIITVSEPANYTLVVTNKLGCQATDTINISSQESDISAEFAMSSQVFVNEKFIIIDISNPKADKVEWKLPAEAVITTNNGDYAEMSFTKAGEYDITINTQKGRCTAYQTKTIVVTEGEYEDPDDTDLQKKFDIKIYPNPSNGIFTVDATLDKVMPASVKVYNLNNNVVIASKNGNGQDAYSFNFSLSGLSSGIYFVLFESQQGTKLRKLIIQ from the coding sequence ATGAAAAAACATCTACTTAAATTATTTCTTTTCATAAGTATTGTGGGATACTCCCAAGAAGCTGCAATAGGTGCATTGAATAATGGTGCTAGAAAAGTAACGTTTACAAATCCTGCGGCAATTGAAGTTATAAAAGTTTCTGAAATAAAATCTAATATTTCAGCTCCAAATCCAGATAATCCAGCTGATGGTAAAATCATATTTACTATTTCAGGCGGAACACCAGCTACTAACGGTAATCCCTATACAGTTACACTTAAAAAAGGAACTGCTGGTTATACTTTAAGTCCTGATAATTATTCCATTAATTATGAATCTAACAAATATAAGGTCACTATAACCGGATTAGATGAAGGTACTTATACTGCAACTATACAAGATTCTAAAAGCTGCGTTGCTCCTTTACAGCCAAGTTTTACTATCACCAAGCAACCAGCGATCATTGTAAACAAAATTAATGATGTCCATATCAAATGTTTTGGCGAGAAGGCAGAATTAACACAACAAGGACTAACTAATGGAATTCCATTTGATAACGGAGGACCTTTGTACACTTATCAATGGCAGAAGAGAAATTCTATTGGCAATTTTGAAGATAATCAAATAGGAGAGAAAGCTACGAATTTAGGTAAAGGAGTGTATAAATTAGTTGTTATTGATAAATTTAATAACAAAGGAGAATCTGATGTAATTACTATAACTGAAAGAGATGAAATTAAAGCTAATCCAGACACAAAATTCGCCACTTGTAAAAATGGAAAAGGCAGTATCACACTCAATATAACAGGTGTTTCAACAGGATATATAGTTGAGTGGACTAATAAAACTACTGCAGGGGTGATTACAGATAATGGAAGAACATTAACGGATATAGCCGGAAATTATAGCTATACAATTACGGATGATGGATGTACAATAACAGGTAATGCTTTAATAGACGAGCCAGCAGCTGAACTGAAAGCAGATTTTTCTTTTAATCAGCCAACGGTTGCAAATAATGATGGTGTTATAAACATAATTAATTTAAGCGGAGGGAACTATCCTTCAACCACTATAAATTATACTTTTAATTGGTCAAAAGTTGGTGACACCGCATTTACCCGTGGAAATGTAAGTCAAATAAACGGTTTATCAACTGGAACCTACTACGTAACTATTACCTCATCATCAGGATGCCAAAAAATCCTTGGACCAATTACATTAGAAGCCCTAAACATAAAAAATTATACGCAACAAAACATTAAATGTTTTGGCGCAGAAACAGGTTCTTTATCTATAACTGTAAGCGGTGGAACAACTATTTTAAACGGCTATAAATACAAATGGTATAAAAACGGCACAGAAATTCCAGGCATGATAACCCACGAAATAACAGGAGCTGGTGCAGGATCTTATCGAGTAGAAGTCAGCGATGATAATACCAAGGTTGATAGAACTTTTACTATTACAAACGAACCTTCAGAAGCACTTTCGGCAACATCAACTTTTACAGATGTCATTTGTTATGAAGAAAGCAATGGAACTATTACACTTAGCATTAAAGGAGGAATTTCACCATATACTGTTGTCTGGAAAGATGTTAATGATGCTTCGAAAAATGTAACCGCTACACAATTACCAGCTGGTACCTATTCTTATTTAATTACAGATCAAAACGGATGTACATTTCCAAGTCCGCAGAATATTACAATAAGTCAAAAAAGTCAAATTTTAATATCAAGTATTGGACAAAAACAGCCAACATTGTTAAGTGCAAATAATGGTGAAATTACTATTAATGCAATTGGAGGAACAGGCAGCTATACTTATATTTTAAAGAAAAACAATATTAGTACATCATATACAACAAGTCCTGTAACTGGATTAGGAGAAGGTGTCTATGAAGTATCTGTTAAAGACGCTAATAACTGTACAACAGCCGTTCAAACAATTACTCTAAAAGCATTGGCAGTTGCTTTTGTTAATAAAACTGATGTAAACTGCTATGGAGGGAATAATGGAAGTATCGAAGTTCTTGCGTCTGGCGGTACTCCAATAAGTCCGAATCAATATACCTATCAATGGTTTTATAAAGAAAATGCATCAGATGCATATGCCATACTTTCTTCTCAAACAACAAATAAGGCCGTAAATCTATATGCTGGATTTTACAAAGTTATTGTAACTGATAATGTAAATGTTTCGAGAGAACTTGAAATTGCAGAATTAACACAAAGACCTGCCATTGCATCTACAGTGACCAAAACCGATGTTAGTTGTTTTAATGGCAATAATGGAACAATTACACTAAATATTACTGGTGGAACAGGAGCATATACAGTTACTTGGATAGATGTTGATGATGCCTCAAGAATTGTAGACCCAGCTCAATTAACCGCTGGAAGTTATACCTATAGCATTAAAGATGCTAATGGCTGTATTTTTCCTGGAGCTACAATTATAATAACCCAACCGCAAGAACCTTTAAAGATATCTTCTTTTACAAAAATAAATGCTAATGGATACGGCAGAGAAAACGGAAGCATTCAAATTACCGCTATAGATGGAACACCTTCCTATACTTATCAATGGTATAAAGGAATTGGAAAAACAATAATGACAGGAAAAACAAGCCAAGTATTGACCGGAATTGGGGCAGATTCTTACACTGTAATCATAACCGACTCAAAACTTTGTACATTCGAGCAAACCTATATTATAACTGAGCCAGATAAATTAGAAGTTGACAGTTTAACTCAAACTCCAAACACAAATATTTTATGTAATGGAGATGCATCGGCAGAATATAATATAGTTGTAAAAGGGGGTGTAAAAGGATACTCTTTTGAATGGCTGAACAATAGCAACGGAAAAAAACATACCTCAACTGAAGTAGTAGGTACTACATCAACAAGCTCAAAAGCTTCAAATTTAGAAGCAGGAAATTATACAATTAGTGTAAAAGACCAACACGATAATGATCTCTTTGGTATCAATACATTTACCATCACAGAGCCTGATGTATTAGCTTTTAGTTATACACCGCAGCATGTTTCTTGCCATGGAGGTAATAATGGTACCATTACATTAAATATCACAGGAGGAACAAAAAATTCTGACAGTACAAAACCTTACACTATTGTTTCAAACGGCGGTACCATAAACAATCAAACTGGAGTTATCTCTGGCCTGTTAAAAGGAAGTTATATCGTAAAAGTTATAGATGCAAATGGCTGTCAGACTGGTGAGCAAGTTATCGAAATCACAGAGCCAGCTGAGTCTGTACATATCACAAATTCTGTTATTACTCCAACAACTGGTTTTGGACTTTCTACAGGAAAAGTTGTGGTTACGGTATTGGGCGGAACTCCAGGATATACTTATCAGTGGAAAAATAGTTTAGGAACAGTTGTTGGAACTAATAGTCCAACTTTAAACAATGTTCCTGCTGATATTTATACTCTATTGGTAACAGATTCTAAAGGCTGTCCAACTGGAGATACTTACATCGTACCTCAGCCAACAAGACCTGCATTGACAGAAACACATTCGCAAGCAAAATGTAATGGATTATTGGGTTCATTAAATGCTACTGCGACTGGAGGAGCTTCTTACAATCAGAGTCAAGCAAGTAGAAGTTATACCTATACATTCAGAAATAAAGCTACCGGAGCTATCACAACAATAACTGGAAATATTGCAAATTTTACCAATATCGCAGACGGAGATTACAGCCTTACAGCCACAGATATTGCAGGAGTAGATTCTAATACTATTGACGTCCTATTTCAACAGCCAACTCCAGTTATCGTTAACTTGGCTTCAAAAATAGATGTAAGCTGTTATGGCGGACAAGACGGCTCAATTGCTGTTACTGTTACTGGCGGAACTCCTTTTATTGTAAATGGAACTCCAGAGTATACTTATATATGGAAAAAGAAAAATCCTGCTACAAATCTTTATGAAAACTTTACTCCAACATCATTAAATGCTTTGTTTGAAGGAGTTTATGCTGTAGAAGTTCGTGATGCAAATTATAATGCAAATGATGCGACACATTGCGTAGGTTTATTAAGTGATATAATAATTAGTCAGCCGGCAGATTTTGGTTTTGAAATTGATAGAATGACGTATCAAAATCCAACTGCTGCAAATGGAAACGACGGTGCTTTACATTTTGAAATTAAAGGAGGAAAAACAAATTACGAGTACAAACTTTATAAAAAAGATGCTCTTGGAAATGAAACTGTTTTAGAAACAATCTCAAATACTTCGGCAAAAATGGTAGATTTTACTGGTCTTATCAAAGATCATTATTATGTATCTGTTCAGGATGATACAGGATGTACCAAATATACCGATTTTGATTTTACAGATAATCCTTTAACAATAACCATCAGTCAGACTCAAGTTCTTACTTGTTTTGAGTCTAATAACGGAATTTTAAAAGCTGTTGTAAATGGAGGTTTTGGTACCAAAACAATTTCATGGTACAGAAACAATGTTTTATTACCAAACGAACATAATGCAGAATTACTTAATGTAAAAATTGGAAATTATTATGCTGTAGTAAAAGATACAAAAGCGATCGAAGTTACTACTGCTCCACTTACTGTTATACAGCCAGATCTTGTAACATTCAGTACCGTTCAAGAACCTGTAAAATGTTTAGGAGACAGTAACGGAACCATTACCATTACTGCTGCAGGAGGAAACGGAATTTTTAGATACAGATACTTTAACAATGGTACATTAGTTCAAGACTGGACCAATTTTGCAAATGCAGCTTCAACTATTATTACTGGTTTAGCAGATGGCGAATATACACTTCAGGTACAAGATACACAGCAGTGCGCAAGTACAGATGCAACAGTAAAAATTACATCACCAACTGCTTTAGAGATTATCAATATTGTATCTGTTCCTGCAACAGGAAAAGGTTTAAATAACGGGGCAATAAGTACAACTGCTCAAGGTGCCAATGGAAATTATACTTACAATTGGTTTAAAGCGGACGGTTCAGCTATAAATCAAACGAATGCTAACGCTGTAAATTTAGCTGCTGGTAAATATTACATCACAGTTACTGATGCTAAAGCATGTACTCTTAGTTCTCCTTTAATCGAAGTTACTGAACCACCTTTATTGGAAACTACAATTAGCGTACAAAATGTTGTTTTATGTAATGGAGATAAAAACGGAAGTTTAAGACCTACTACAACTGGAGGTCTATTGAAACCTGGAGAAAATTATACGTATCAATGGTTTGAAAGCGGTAATACTAATGTTCTGTCTACAAGTACTATTTTAACCAATATTGGAAAAGGTTCTTATTATGTAATTGCAAAGGATTCTAATGGAAACTTAGCAACAAGCCAAACTCTAATTGTAACCGAACCAGAAGTTCTTACTAATGTATTGACTGCTGATTATGTACGCTGCGGGGATTTCGAAGACTGGACAATAGATGCAACTCCAACTGGAGGAACACTGCCATACAGTTATTCTTGGAATAATGGAGCAAAAACGGCAAGTATTCAGAATGTAAAACCAGGGAATTATTCTGTTGTTGTGACAGATAATCACGGATGCAGCATTACAAAATCGATCACTTTAACTGCGCCTGCTCATTTAGATGCTGCCGAAGTAATCAAAATCCCAACTTGTTATGAAGGTTCTGATGCAACTATTACCGTAACACCAATTGCAGGTACAGCTCCATATATTTATCTGTGGAATACAGGTGAAAAAACGAATAAATTAAGTAATGCAGCTGCAGGCGATTATTCATTGGAAATTACAGATGCTAGAGGCTGTATTATTCTAAGAAAATATACAATTGTAAATCCGCCAAAAGATGTTATTTACTTAGGTGAAGATGTGACATTATGTTACAAACAAAGTCTTACCATAAATGGTACTATAGACGATGATAAAGCAACTTATGCTTGGACTTCTGACAAAGGTTTCAAAAGTACGAACCCAATTATTACAGTTTCCGAACCAGCCAACTATACACTTGTTGTAACCAATAAATTAGGCTGTCAGGCAACAGATACCATCAATATTTCAAGTCAGGAATCTGATATCAGCGCTGAGTTTGCTATGTCATCTCAAGTGTTCGTAAATGAGAAATTTATCATTATCGATATCAGTAATCCAAAGGCTGATAAAGTGGAATGGAAACTGCCTGCTGAAGCTGTTATTACAACTAATAATGGAGATTATGCCGAAATGAGTTTTACTAAAGCTGGTGAATATGATATTACCATAAATACGCAAAAGGGTCGATGCACAGCTTATCAGACTAAAACGATTGTAGTAACAGAAGGCGAATACGAAGATCCAGACGATACTGATTTACAGAAAAAATTCGATATAAAAATTTATCCGAATCCATCAAACGGAATATTTACTGTTGATGCCACATTGGATAAAGTAATGCCGGCAAGCGTAAAAGTTTATAACCTTAATAATAATGTTGTAATTGCTTCCAAAAATGGAAATGGACAAGATGCTTATTCGTTCAATTTTAGTTTAAGCGGACTTTCATCGGGGATTTATTTTGTATTGTTTGAATCACAGCAGGGAACAAAACTCAGAAAACTAATTATACAATAA
- a CDS encoding YebC/PmpR family DNA-binding transcriptional regulator, protein MGRAFEFRKGRKMKRWSAMAKTFTRIGKDIVMAVKEGGPNPDANSRLRAVIQNAKAANMPKDNVERAIKNASNKDTANYKEILFEGYAPHGIAILIETASDNNNRTVANIRSYFNKCNGTMGTQGSVEFMFDHTCNFRIANNGLDAEELELELIDFGAEEVFEDEDGILIYAPFGSFGALQKELENRGLEILSSGFERIPQITKELTEAQIADVEKLIEKIEEDDDVMNVYHTMKEE, encoded by the coding sequence ATGGGAAGAGCATTCGAATTTAGAAAAGGAAGAAAAATGAAACGTTGGTCAGCAATGGCCAAAACATTTACCAGAATTGGTAAAGATATCGTAATGGCTGTTAAAGAAGGCGGGCCAAACCCAGACGCTAATTCTAGATTAAGAGCTGTTATACAAAATGCGAAAGCCGCCAACATGCCTAAGGACAATGTGGAGCGCGCGATTAAAAATGCCAGTAATAAAGATACCGCTAACTATAAAGAAATTTTGTTTGAAGGATATGCTCCTCATGGAATTGCGATCTTAATTGAAACTGCTTCTGACAACAATAACAGAACAGTTGCAAACATTAGAAGCTACTTTAACAAATGTAACGGAACAATGGGAACTCAAGGTTCTGTTGAATTTATGTTTGACCATACTTGTAATTTCAGAATTGCTAACAATGGTCTTGATGCTGAAGAATTAGAACTAGAATTAATCGATTTTGGTGCTGAAGAGGTTTTTGAAGATGAAGACGGAATCTTAATCTATGCTCCTTTTGGAAGTTTTGGTGCTTTACAGAAAGAATTAGAAAACAGAGGTCTTGAAATTTTGTCTTCTGGTTTTGAACGTATTCCGCAAATCACAAAAGAATTAACTGAAGCTCAAATCGCTGATGTTGAAAAATTAATCGAAAAAATCGAAGAAGATGATGACGTAATGAACGTTTATCATACGATGAAAGAGGAATAG